In Caproicibacterium amylolyticum, a genomic segment contains:
- a CDS encoding iron-containing alcohol dehydrogenase: MRFTLPRDIYYGPNALDELKKLTGKKAVVVVGGGSMKRFGFLDKVLENLHEAGLETCLFEGVEPDPSVETVMRGAKVMQDFAPDWIVAMGGGSPIDAAKAMWAFYEYPETKFEDLITPFCFPTLRTKAKFLAIPSTSGTATEVTAFSVITDYHKGIKYPLADFNITPDVAVIDPALAETMPPKLTAHTGMDALTHAIEAYVSTLHSPFTDPLAIQAIKMVFEYLPASYKGDKAAREQMHYAQCLAGMAFSNALLGIVHSMAHKTGAAYKNGHIVHGCANAMYLPKVIQYNAKVPEARERYATIARAVGLTGDESGLINALCDKINTYNDLLNIPHAMKDYENGMVPEDEFKAKLHDVAALAITDACTGSNPRQPSQEEMEKLLTACYYDLPIDF, translated from the coding sequence ATGCGTTTTACACTTCCCAGAGACATTTATTACGGCCCCAATGCACTCGATGAGCTGAAAAAACTGACTGGCAAAAAAGCTGTCGTCGTTGTTGGCGGCGGTTCGATGAAGCGTTTTGGTTTTCTGGACAAGGTTCTGGAAAACCTGCATGAAGCCGGACTAGAAACCTGCTTGTTTGAAGGTGTAGAGCCGGACCCGTCTGTTGAAACCGTCATGCGCGGCGCCAAAGTCATGCAGGACTTTGCTCCTGACTGGATTGTAGCCATGGGCGGCGGCTCCCCAATCGATGCAGCAAAAGCAATGTGGGCATTTTACGAGTATCCGGAAACGAAGTTTGAGGATCTCATCACTCCATTCTGCTTCCCCACACTGCGCACCAAAGCAAAGTTCCTGGCAATCCCCTCAACCTCCGGCACGGCAACAGAAGTAACTGCTTTCTCCGTTATCACTGACTACCACAAAGGTATCAAGTACCCGCTGGCGGATTTCAATATTACACCGGATGTAGCTGTCATTGACCCTGCTCTGGCAGAAACCATGCCGCCAAAACTGACTGCGCACACCGGCATGGACGCCTTGACCCATGCGATTGAAGCTTATGTTTCCACCCTGCATTCTCCCTTTACCGACCCGCTTGCGATTCAGGCCATTAAGATGGTCTTTGAATATCTGCCCGCTTCCTATAAGGGCGACAAAGCTGCACGTGAACAGATGCACTATGCACAGTGCCTTGCAGGTATGGCATTCTCCAATGCACTGCTGGGCATCGTTCACTCCATGGCACACAAAACCGGCGCTGCCTACAAAAATGGACACATTGTCCACGGCTGTGCAAACGCCATGTACCTTCCGAAAGTTATTCAGTACAACGCAAAAGTACCGGAAGCACGTGAGCGCTATGCCACGATTGCCCGTGCCGTCGGTCTGACAGGCGACGAATCAGGCCTGATCAATGCACTGTGCGATAAAATCAACACCTACAATGACCTGCTGAATATTCCGCATGCAATGAAAGATTATGAGAACGGCATGGTACCGGAAGATGAGTTCAAAGCGAAACTGCATGATGTAGCCGCTTTGGCTATCACCGATGCCTGCACTGGTTCCAATCCCCGTCAGCCAAGTCAGGAAGAAATGGAAAAGCTGTTGACAGCTTGCTATTATGACCTGCCGATAGATTTCTAA
- a CDS encoding sensor domain-containing diguanylate cyclase, translating to MATNIRNTENSFTDVALLDTTLNMVPCGLCRLTLDSKLSICAANDSFYSLFHYTKGQALYAKFTNLRFILLEDDFSSLLEKIQQALAEHHDLFEAEFCCTCRNGQIKHMSARCYLQRADNAGFIWYFSDMTHFKYMQDKVRLSVEMCNAASRQSNTVLAYYDFATAALTFPFSLDQAWELPSVVYDLPNSILDSKHLASSSRKPLEDLFHSLTSGEPFGCCAIQACTAHSTQYFWLGVQYTLVEPSDNTGAHAIITIKDITDQREKEIAYENWLQNYAELKQDCFAYFECDLTNDRLEKVETANSLICQLVKETSTYSGLHAYAAFHLVHDHDKDRFFRTFTREHLLAVYYTGQYRVSSEFRHCAKDGSPVWYSCSIQLVSDPYAKSVRAFVTLKNIDTEKQQLLRLEESSRRDALTGLLNRRALTEKVCQALKNHSDALQAFVIMDLDHFKHINDSNGHQFGDKVLKDVSTTLQECVSPTDICGRLGGDEFVVFLQDISSQEALAEQISLISAHICHRYTNSVSLSGCMGVAVVPKDGSTFEELYKKSDVALYKAKHIGMGNYVFSNESFKS from the coding sequence ATGGCTACTAATATCCGTAACACTGAAAACAGTTTTACTGATGTCGCACTGCTGGATACTACACTCAATATGGTACCCTGTGGCCTGTGCCGCCTTACACTTGACAGCAAGTTGTCTATTTGTGCCGCAAATGATTCCTTTTATTCGCTGTTTCACTACACAAAGGGACAGGCCCTGTACGCCAAATTTACAAATCTGCGCTTTATTTTGTTGGAAGATGATTTTTCATCCCTGCTGGAAAAGATTCAGCAGGCTCTGGCTGAACATCATGATCTCTTTGAAGCCGAGTTCTGCTGCACCTGCCGCAACGGACAGATCAAGCATATGTCAGCACGCTGCTACCTGCAGCGTGCTGACAATGCAGGATTCATTTGGTATTTTTCTGATATGACTCATTTTAAATATATGCAGGACAAAGTCCGCCTGAGTGTGGAAATGTGCAATGCTGCAAGCCGCCAGTCCAATACGGTGCTGGCATACTACGACTTTGCCACCGCAGCGCTTACCTTTCCATTCTCACTGGATCAGGCATGGGAACTGCCTTCTGTCGTTTATGACCTGCCTAATTCTATTTTAGACAGCAAGCACTTGGCTTCTTCCAGCCGAAAACCACTTGAAGATCTGTTCCATTCGCTTACTTCCGGTGAACCTTTCGGCTGCTGTGCAATTCAGGCCTGCACTGCTCATTCTACGCAGTATTTCTGGCTAGGCGTTCAGTACACCCTGGTTGAGCCTTCTGACAACACGGGAGCACACGCCATTATTACCATTAAAGATATCACGGATCAGCGTGAAAAAGAAATTGCCTACGAAAATTGGCTGCAAAACTATGCCGAATTAAAACAGGACTGTTTTGCCTACTTTGAATGTGACCTGACCAACGACCGCTTGGAAAAAGTAGAAACCGCAAATTCACTGATTTGTCAACTGGTTAAAGAAACTTCCACGTACTCCGGTCTGCATGCCTATGCTGCGTTCCATTTGGTGCACGACCATGACAAAGACCGCTTTTTCCGCACTTTCACGCGGGAGCATTTGCTTGCCGTCTATTACACCGGACAGTACCGCGTAAGCAGTGAATTCCGCCATTGTGCCAAAGATGGTTCACCTGTCTGGTATTCCTGTAGCATACAACTTGTCAGTGACCCTTACGCAAAATCTGTACGGGCTTTCGTTACACTGAAAAATATTGACACGGAGAAGCAGCAGCTTCTCCGGCTGGAAGAAAGCTCCCGCCGGGACGCACTAACTGGGCTGCTGAACCGGCGCGCACTGACCGAAAAAGTTTGTCAGGCATTGAAAAACCATTCAGATGCCCTGCAGGCTTTTGTCATTATGGATTTGGACCACTTTAAGCACATTAATGACTCCAATGGCCATCAGTTTGGCGATAAGGTGCTGAAAGACGTCAGCACAACTTTGCAGGAATGCGTTTCCCCAACCGACATTTGCGGCAGGTTGGGCGGCGACGAATTTGTTGTATTTCTGCAGGATATTTCTTCCCAAGAAGCACTAGCCGAGCAGATTTCGTTGATTTCCGCACATATCTGCCACCGGTACACAAATAGCGTTTCCCTTTCCGGCTGCATGGGCGTTGCGGTAGTTCCCAAAGACGGCAGTACATTTGAAGAATTGTACAAAAAATCAGATGTCGCACTTTACAAGGCAAAACACATTGGCATGGGAAATTACGTATTTTCCAACGAGAGTTTTAAAAGTTAA
- a CDS encoding uracil-DNA glycosylase has translation MLYQNWQELEKACSGCQKCILGKTRTNLVFGVGNPEAKVLFIGEGPGEQEDLKGEPFVGRSGQLLDKMLDAVDLDRHKNIYIANMVKCRPPQNRDPLPEEQEECIGWLRAQTALIRPKIIVCLGRIAAMRIIDPKIKITRQHGQWVEKGGIWMMATLHPAALLRDPRKKPEAFEDFLSLRNKMRELQIDV, from the coding sequence ATGCTGTATCAAAACTGGCAAGAGCTTGAGAAAGCCTGCAGCGGCTGCCAAAAATGTATATTGGGCAAAACGCGCACCAACCTTGTTTTTGGGGTCGGTAATCCGGAAGCAAAGGTTTTGTTCATCGGAGAAGGTCCCGGTGAACAGGAGGACCTCAAGGGTGAACCCTTTGTAGGCCGCAGCGGCCAGCTGCTGGACAAAATGCTGGACGCAGTTGACCTTGACCGCCACAAGAATATTTACATTGCAAACATGGTAAAATGCCGCCCGCCGCAGAACCGCGACCCGCTGCCAGAAGAACAGGAGGAATGCATCGGCTGGCTGCGTGCCCAAACAGCGCTGATCCGCCCCAAAATCATTGTCTGCTTAGGCCGTATCGCCGCCATGAGGATCATTGACCCCAAAATCAAAATCACGCGTCAGCATGGTCAGTGGGTAGAAAAAGGCGGTATCTGGATGATGGCAACGCTGCATCCGGCGGCACTCCTGCGTGACCCCCGCAAAAAGCCGGAAGCATTTGAGGATTTTCTCAGTCTGCGAAACAAGATGCGGGAACTGCAAATTGACGTTTAA
- a CDS encoding GntR family transcriptional regulator — translation MTFQDDQPIFLQLAQQLEDGILSGAYPEESQVPSITEYSVTYKINPATALKGINQLVDAGLLYKKRGVGMFVAKGAQEQLRNKRRECFYHDYIEAAVREAKNLGLTATELAEMMKRGFENVD, via the coding sequence GTGACATTTCAGGATGACCAGCCGATTTTCCTTCAGCTTGCACAACAGCTGGAGGACGGCATTCTTTCCGGTGCTTACCCGGAGGAAAGTCAGGTTCCATCCATAACGGAATATTCCGTAACTTACAAAATCAATCCTGCTACAGCGCTAAAAGGGATCAATCAGCTGGTAGATGCAGGTTTGCTGTACAAGAAAAGAGGAGTCGGCATGTTTGTTGCAAAAGGAGCGCAGGAGCAGCTGCGCAATAAGCGTCGGGAGTGCTTTTACCACGACTACATTGAAGCAGCCGTGCGGGAAGCTAAGAATTTGGGGCTGACTGCCACTGAACTGGCTGAAATGATGAAGAGAGGGTTTGAAAATGTCGATTGA
- a CDS encoding ABC transporter ATP-binding protein, translating into MSIEVRSVTKKFGDTTALDHVSLTFGENQIYGLLGNNGAGKSTLLSILSDRQCPTDGSVLVDGEPVSNNDHALQKLFLVGDQNLFPDDMKVKKAFAAAQLFHPEFDRAYAESLAQKFDLKINKKITSLSTGYASIFRLVLGLSINTPYLIFDEPVLGLDAQHRDLFYRLLMEKYAEHPCTIIISTHLIAEVASLIEHTVIIRAGKILKDCPAEELMTAAYSVSGPAALLDSYLQGHHVLSSNTLGGLKTACIQGVPEVSLPAGLEISKVNLQDYFISLMEEKDKQ; encoded by the coding sequence ATGTCGATTGAGGTACGCAGCGTTACAAAAAAATTTGGTGATACAACCGCACTTGACCACGTTTCACTTACTTTTGGTGAAAATCAGATTTATGGTCTTCTGGGCAACAATGGTGCAGGCAAATCGACCTTGCTGAGCATCCTTTCTGACCGTCAGTGTCCAACGGACGGCAGCGTACTGGTAGACGGCGAGCCGGTAAGCAACAATGACCACGCGCTGCAAAAACTCTTCCTGGTTGGCGACCAGAACCTTTTTCCGGACGACATGAAAGTGAAAAAAGCCTTTGCAGCTGCACAGCTGTTCCATCCGGAATTTGACCGCGCATACGCGGAAAGTCTTGCTCAAAAATTCGACCTTAAAATCAACAAGAAAATTACATCGCTTTCCACCGGTTACGCTTCCATTTTTCGATTGGTACTTGGACTTTCCATAAATACACCCTACCTGATTTTCGACGAGCCGGTTTTAGGTCTGGATGCACAGCATCGCGATTTGTTTTACCGCCTGCTGATGGAAAAATATGCGGAACATCCATGCACCATCATTATTTCGACACATCTAATTGCGGAAGTCGCAAGCCTAATTGAGCACACCGTGATCATTCGGGCTGGAAAGATTCTAAAAGACTGCCCTGCCGAAGAACTTATGACAGCTGCCTATTCGGTTTCCGGCCCTGCTGCCCTGCTTGACAGCTACCTGCAAGGACATCATGTACTTTCCTCCAATACGCTGGGCGGACTGAAAACGGCGTGCATACAGGGAGTGCCGGAAGTCAGTCTTCCTGCCGGACTGGAAATCTCAAAGGTCAATCTGCAGGACTATTTTATCAGCTTAATGGAGGAAAAAGACAAACAATGA
- a CDS encoding glycosyltransferase family 4 protein, which yields MNIIYLEHYAGSPKHGMEFRPYFMAKRWVDVGHTVTMVASSYSHLRTKNPDLKGQPYMEEMMDGIRWFWIAGPQYSGNGVGRIKNILSFLNGVNRYQKQICAVGKPNVVIASSTYPLDIYPAKKIAKRYGAEVIYEVHDLWPLSPMELGHMSPHHPFIMVMQKAENECCKSADAIVSLLPCSKEHFVEHGMLPEKFYCIPNGIVQADWEKALPEHPIYEEQLKKWHDEGWFLIAYTGAHGVANALDSYVEAGEKLAGKKIKLLLIGPGPERERLKAKAAPLENVELLEPVGRAQVPELLAQMDALYVGLQRQPLFRFGVSPNKLMDYMMAGKPVIFAIEAGNDMVADAQCGVSIPPEDSNAIANAAQKLAEMPKEELDAMGQRGHKYILENHEYDVLAKQFLDVMQEHLKK from the coding sequence ATGAACATCATTTATCTGGAGCATTACGCAGGTTCACCGAAGCACGGCATGGAGTTTCGACCGTACTTTATGGCAAAGCGCTGGGTCGACGTGGGCCATACGGTGACCATGGTTGCCAGTTCATACAGCCATCTGCGTACCAAAAATCCGGATTTAAAAGGTCAGCCCTACATGGAAGAAATGATGGACGGCATCCGCTGGTTTTGGATTGCCGGGCCGCAATATTCCGGCAACGGCGTGGGGCGCATTAAAAATATTCTTTCGTTTTTAAACGGCGTGAACCGCTACCAAAAGCAGATTTGCGCGGTTGGCAAACCGAACGTGGTGATTGCCTCCAGCACTTATCCGCTGGACATTTACCCCGCAAAAAAGATTGCCAAGCGCTATGGTGCAGAGGTCATCTACGAAGTGCATGACCTGTGGCCGTTAAGCCCGATGGAGCTGGGGCACATGAGCCCGCACCATCCGTTTATCATGGTGATGCAGAAAGCGGAAAACGAATGCTGCAAGTCTGCGGACGCGATTGTCAGCCTGCTGCCCTGTTCTAAGGAGCATTTTGTGGAGCATGGCATGCTTCCGGAAAAGTTTTATTGTATTCCAAACGGGATCGTGCAGGCGGATTGGGAAAAGGCGCTGCCGGAGCATCCAATTTACGAGGAGCAGCTGAAAAAATGGCATGATGAGGGTTGGTTCCTGATTGCTTACACCGGTGCACACGGCGTTGCAAATGCACTGGACAGCTATGTGGAAGCAGGCGAAAAGCTGGCAGGCAAAAAAATCAAGCTGCTGCTGATTGGCCCCGGGCCGGAGCGAGAGCGCCTGAAAGCCAAGGCAGCACCGCTTGAAAATGTGGAACTGCTGGAACCTGTGGGTCGTGCGCAGGTGCCGGAACTGCTGGCACAGATGGATGCGCTGTATGTTGGTTTGCAGCGTCAGCCACTGTTCCGATTTGGCGTGTCGCCGAACAAACTGATGGATTATATGATGGCTGGTAAGCCGGTCATCTTTGCTATTGAAGCCGGCAATGACATGGTGGCGGATGCACAGTGCGGTGTATCAATTCCGCCGGAGGACAGCAACGCCATTGCCAATGCGGCGCAGAAGCTTGCGGAGATGCCGAAGGAAGAGCTTGACGCAATGGGACAGCGCGGTCATAAGTATATTCTTGAGAACCACGAGTATGATGTTCTGGCAAAGCAATTTTTGGACGTTATGCAGGAACACTTAAAGAAATAA
- the wecB gene encoding non-hydrolyzing UDP-N-acetylglucosamine 2-epimerase codes for MKIVTVVGARPQFIKASVVSAALAPLCTEVLVHTGQHYDQNMSQVFFEELKIPHPAYNLGVGSGTHGRQTGEMLIGIEEILFKEKPDVMLVYGDTNSTLAGALAASKLHIPVAHVEAGLRSYNMRMPEEQNRILSDHISTWLFCPTQTAVTNLAKEGITKGVSISGDVMLDSVLHFRKVALNNPEKRKIYEQLGISPKNYRLATLHRAETTDGGEDAIVRIFDAFEQLPQRVVIPIHPRTRALAEEAIKTRGYRNIQLIDPVGYLEMLLLTSGACQVLTDSGGLQKEAWFMEVPCVTLRSETEWVETLEGGWNVLAKLTTEDILEKALHTVPNPAAREAQPFGDGHASEKIVRAVCNKKEWPNQ; via the coding sequence ATGAAAATTGTTACAGTCGTGGGTGCGCGGCCGCAGTTTATTAAGGCAAGCGTTGTTTCCGCTGCGCTGGCGCCGCTTTGTACGGAAGTGCTGGTGCATACCGGGCAGCATTATGACCAAAATATGTCCCAAGTGTTTTTTGAGGAGTTAAAAATCCCGCATCCTGCCTATAATCTGGGTGTTGGCAGCGGCACACATGGCCGCCAGACCGGTGAAATGCTGATTGGCATTGAAGAAATCCTATTCAAAGAAAAACCGGATGTCATGCTGGTTTATGGCGACACAAACTCCACCTTGGCGGGCGCACTTGCGGCAAGCAAGCTGCATATTCCGGTGGCGCATGTGGAAGCAGGGCTTCGTTCCTACAACATGCGTATGCCGGAGGAGCAGAACCGCATTCTAAGCGACCACATTTCCACCTGGCTTTTCTGCCCGACGCAGACCGCGGTAACAAACCTTGCAAAAGAGGGCATTACCAAGGGTGTTTCCATTTCCGGCGATGTGATGCTGGATAGTGTTCTGCACTTTCGGAAAGTGGCACTCAATAATCCTGAGAAGCGCAAAATTTATGAGCAATTAGGTATTTCTCCAAAAAATTACCGCCTTGCTACCCTGCACCGTGCGGAAACAACGGACGGCGGTGAAGACGCGATTGTGCGTATTTTTGACGCTTTTGAGCAGCTGCCGCAGCGTGTCGTGATTCCGATTCATCCGCGTACCCGTGCACTTGCGGAAGAAGCAATCAAAACCCGCGGTTACCGCAATATTCAGCTGATTGATCCGGTCGGTTATCTGGAAATGCTGCTGCTCACCAGCGGCGCCTGTCAGGTGCTGACGGACAGCGGCGGCCTGCAAAAGGAAGCTTGGTTCATGGAAGTTCCGTGTGTTACTCTGCGCAGTGAAACCGAGTGGGTGGAAACACTTGAGGGTGGTTGGAACGTGCTTGCAAAGCTGACAACCGAAGATATTCTGGAAAAAGCACTGCACACCGTGCCAAATCCCGCCGCGCGGGAAGCACAGCCCTTTGGGGATGGACACGCCAGCGAAAAAATTGTCCGCGCCGTCTGCAATAAAAAGGAGTGGCCGAATCAATGA
- a CDS encoding Gfo/Idh/MocA family protein, translating into MEKLRFMLIGCGRISKNHIAAAAANKDTMTLAVVCDPVRERAEVKAAMLKEQAGYEPLIYTDYKKALAEQKIDACSIATESGFHARIALDCMEHGKSVLIEKPMALSTADAEKMLATAEKKGVTLGVCHQNRFNDPIQQLHKALDDGRFGKLVNGTARILWNRTMPYYQQAPWRGTWAQDGGTLMNQCIHNIDLLQWSLGGEPDTIMAMTGNYLRDIQAEDFGSILIRFKNGAIGIVEGTACVYPKNLEETLSIFGEKGCAVIGGLAVNRVQTWNFSEPAEQDAAVEKLAGTDPKDVYGSGHNKLYANYINAVKTGTQPLVSGYEGIKALKIILAAYKSQKTGQAVKFDDLSFASTDMCSADVKVD; encoded by the coding sequence ATGGAAAAATTACGTTTTATGCTGATTGGCTGCGGCCGTATTAGCAAGAACCATATTGCGGCGGCTGCCGCCAACAAAGACACCATGACGCTTGCTGTGGTGTGTGACCCGGTGCGTGAGCGCGCAGAAGTGAAGGCTGCCATGCTCAAAGAACAGGCCGGCTATGAACCGCTGATTTACACCGACTACAAAAAAGCACTGGCAGAGCAGAAAATTGACGCCTGCTCTATTGCAACGGAAAGTGGCTTTCATGCCCGCATTGCATTGGACTGCATGGAGCACGGCAAAAGTGTGCTGATTGAAAAGCCAATGGCGCTTTCCACCGCAGATGCGGAGAAAATGCTTGCCACTGCAGAGAAAAAGGGTGTTACTCTCGGTGTATGTCATCAGAACCGCTTCAATGACCCGATTCAGCAGCTGCACAAAGCACTGGATGACGGCCGCTTCGGCAAGCTGGTAAACGGTACCGCACGCATCCTGTGGAACCGTACCATGCCGTATTATCAGCAGGCACCGTGGCGCGGCACCTGGGCACAGGACGGCGGCACGCTGATGAATCAGTGCATCCACAACATTGATTTGCTGCAGTGGAGTCTTGGCGGTGAGCCGGATACCATTATGGCAATGACCGGCAACTATCTGCGCGACATTCAGGCGGAGGATTTCGGTTCCATTCTGATTCGCTTCAAGAACGGCGCCATCGGCATTGTAGAGGGTACCGCCTGTGTGTACCCGAAAAATCTGGAAGAAACGCTTTCTATTTTTGGTGAAAAGGGCTGTGCTGTTATTGGCGGTCTGGCAGTCAACCGCGTGCAGACATGGAACTTCTCCGAGCCGGCTGAACAGGACGCAGCTGTTGAAAAATTGGCCGGCACTGACCCGAAAGATGTTTACGGCAGCGGCCACAACAAGCTGTATGCAAACTATATTAATGCTGTTAAGACTGGTACACAGCCGCTGGTTTCCGGCTATGAGGGCATTAAGGCGCTGAAGATTATTCTGGCGGCTTACAAGAGTCAGAAAACCGGACAGGCTGTGAAATTTGATGACCTGTCATTTGCAAGCACAGATATGTGCAGTGCAGACGTGAAAGTTGACTGA
- a CDS encoding nucleotide sugar dehydrogenase — translation MANVKAELLQKISSKTAKVGIVGLGYVGLPLAVEFARAGYTTIGFDVQKQKVDSVNAGQNYIGDIVGDTLKKEVETGKLRATSDFSFIKDVDAVAICVPTPLDAHQQPDISYVKSSTESVAEYVHPGMLIVLESTTYPGTTEELLKPILEKSGLKCGDDFYMAFSPERVDPGNKQYKTKNTPKVVGGIGKDATEVAASLYRNVLEGGVYEVSSPAVAEMEKLLENTYRNINIGLANEMAIICNRMGINVWEVIEAAKTKPYGFQAFYPGPGLGGHCIPLDPFYLSWKAREYDYHTRLIETSGEINTAMPEYVVDRVMKVLNKKKIALNGAKVLVLGVAYKNDIDDYRESPALNVIDHFIKQGAQTTYYDPFIPQYKHKGVVHTGEKELTDKMLKDADIVVICTAHTSFDYDHIQQTASEIFDTRNAMKDVKDRSNIELL, via the coding sequence ATGGCAAATGTTAAAGCAGAGCTGCTCCAAAAAATCAGCAGCAAAACAGCCAAGGTCGGTATTGTTGGACTGGGTTACGTTGGACTGCCGCTGGCAGTTGAGTTTGCCCGTGCGGGCTACACAACCATCGGCTTTGATGTACAGAAGCAGAAGGTTGATTCCGTAAATGCAGGTCAAAACTATATTGGCGATATTGTTGGCGATACGCTGAAAAAAGAAGTGGAAACCGGCAAACTGCGCGCAACAAGCGACTTTTCTTTCATTAAGGATGTAGATGCAGTTGCAATCTGCGTGCCGACTCCGCTGGACGCACACCAGCAGCCGGATATCAGCTATGTGAAGAGTTCTACTGAAAGCGTAGCCGAGTATGTACATCCCGGCATGCTGATTGTTTTGGAAAGCACCACTTATCCGGGTACAACTGAAGAGCTTCTCAAGCCGATTCTGGAAAAGTCCGGCCTGAAGTGCGGCGATGATTTTTACATGGCATTCTCGCCGGAACGTGTTGATCCCGGCAACAAACAGTACAAGACAAAGAATACCCCGAAGGTCGTCGGCGGCATTGGCAAGGACGCAACCGAGGTCGCTGCTTCTCTGTACCGCAACGTGCTGGAGGGCGGCGTTTATGAAGTTTCCTCTCCGGCTGTGGCGGAAATGGAGAAACTGCTCGAAAATACCTACCGCAACATTAATATTGGCCTTGCCAACGAAATGGCAATTATTTGCAACCGCATGGGCATCAACGTTTGGGAAGTGATTGAAGCTGCGAAGACAAAGCCTTATGGTTTCCAGGCGTTCTATCCGGGCCCGGGACTCGGCGGCCACTGTATTCCGCTTGACCCGTTCTATCTTTCCTGGAAAGCGCGTGAGTATGACTACCATACCCGCCTGATTGAAACTTCCGGTGAAATCAACACAGCTATGCCGGAGTATGTCGTTGACCGTGTAATGAAGGTGCTCAACAAGAAGAAGATTGCCCTCAACGGCGCTAAGGTGCTGGTACTGGGCGTTGCTTACAAGAATGATATTGACGATTACCGCGAAAGCCCGGCGCTGAACGTAATTGACCACTTCATTAAGCAGGGTGCGCAAACAACCTATTATGACCCGTTCATCCCGCAGTACAAGCACAAGGGTGTTGTACACACAGGTGAAAAGGAACTGACAGACAAAATGCTGAAGGATGCGGACATCGTGGTTATCTGCACAGCGCACACCAGCTTTGACTATGACCATATCCAGCAGACTGCCAGCGAGATTTTTGATACCCGCAACGCAATGAAGGACGTAAAGGATCGCAGTAATATAGAATTGCTGTAA